From the genome of Streptomyces spinoverrucosus:
CCGGCTGGAGATCGTACGGCGCTCGCCCACCGTCGTCCTGGACGCCGCGCACAACCCGGCCGGCGCCCGGGCCGCGGCCGAGGCGATCGGCGAGGCCTTCCAGTTCAGCCGGCTCATCGGGGTCGTCGGCGCCAGCGGCGACAAGAACGTACGCGGGCTGCTGGAGGCCTTCGAGCCGGTGTTCGCCGAGGTCGTCGTCACGCAGAACTCCAGCCATCGCGCGATGGACGCCGACGAACTGGCGGCCATCGCTGTCGAGGTGTTCGGCGAGGAGCGGGTCCAGGTGGAGCCGCGGCTGCCGGACGCGCTGGAGGCGGCGATCACGCTGGCCGAGGAGGAGGGCGAGTTCGCGGGCGGCGGTGTGTTCGTCACCGGATCCGTCATCACCGTCGGCGAGGCCCGACTGCTGCTGGGGAAGGGCTGATTCCCACCATGCGTACGCTCTGTGCTTCCACCCTGATCGGCGAGTTCTTCGTCATCGGCTTCGCCGGTCTGGTGGCCATGAAGGATCCCGACCTGTCGATGTCGACGGTCTGGACGGTCAGCGGCATCGCGATGTTCCTGTGCCTGGTGCTGTGCGGCCTGGCGACCCGGCCGGGCGGAGTGGCCATGGGCTGGGCCCTGCAGATCGGACTCATTGCTTCCGGTTTCGTCGTCCCCACGATGTTCTTCCTGGGGGCAATGTTCGCCGCGCTGTGGTGGGCTTCCGTCCACTACGGCAGGAAGATCGACGAGGCCAAGGCCAGATTCGCCGCGCAGGCTGACACTGCGTAACGAACGCGCGGAAGCGCCCTGTAGCCTCATCACCCCGCACACCGCGTGACCCAAGAAGGAGCCCCGTCGTGACCCAGCGCACCCTCGTCCTGCTCAAGCCCGACGCCGTCCGTCGCGGCCTGACCGGCGAGATCATCAGCCGTATCGAGCGCAAGGCGGGCTGGCGGATCACCGCGCTGGAACTGCGCACCCTGGACCAGGAGACGCTGGAGCAGCACTACGGCGAGCACAAGGGCAAGCCCTTCTACGAGCCGCTGGTGG
Proteins encoded in this window:
- a CDS encoding DUF4233 domain-containing protein; its protein translation is MRTLCASTLIGEFFVIGFAGLVAMKDPDLSMSTVWTVSGIAMFLCLVLCGLATRPGGVAMGWALQIGLIASGFVVPTMFFLGAMFAALWWASVHYGRKIDEAKARFAAQADTA